From the genome of Alphaproteobacteria bacterium, one region includes:
- the rplS gene encoding 50S ribosomal protein L19 — MNTLEKFEAGQLAKLQAERDVPEFGPGDTVRVNVRVVEGERERIQAYEGVCIAVKNDGINSSFTVRKISFGEGVERVFPLYGPRVDSIDVIRRGKVRRAKLYYLRGRTGKRARITERTTGRGMTRRGDVAVPETGTAERSADAAATPETDAKTE; from the coding sequence ATGAATACGCTTGAGAAATTCGAAGCCGGCCAGCTCGCAAAGCTGCAAGCCGAACGGGACGTTCCCGAATTCGGCCCGGGCGACACCGTCCGCGTGAATGTGCGCGTGGTCGAAGGTGAGCGCGAGCGTATCCAGGCCTATGAGGGTGTCTGCATCGCGGTCAAGAATGACGGGATCAACTCGTCCTTCACGGTCCGCAAGATTTCCTTCGGTGAGGGTGTCGAGCGTGTGTTCCCGCTTTACGGCCCGCGCGTCGATTCGATCGACGTGATCCGCCGGGGCAAGGTTCGCCGCGCCAAGCTGTATTACCTGCGTGGCCGCACAGGCAAGCGCGCGCGTATCACGGAGCGCACCACGGGTCGCGGCATGACCCGTCGCGGCGATGTTGCTGTTCCCGAAACCGGGACCGCCGAACGGTCGGCAGATGCGGCCGCCACGCCCGAGACGGACGCCAAGACGGAATAG